From a region of the Zingiber officinale cultivar Zhangliang chromosome 4B, Zo_v1.1, whole genome shotgun sequence genome:
- the LOC121978778 gene encoding proline-rich receptor-like protein kinase PERK2 — protein sequence MEVRVLSLLLFFFFFLFFLCSSVSAARHLTVFIPLPKPSLLPPVSIQPPNPPRSSSLLPPKPGLPSKPMPSLLVSKPLKPSKFRLPPIPFLPRKKRTPTPSRLVTKPLKPSKSRLPPIPFLPRKKRTPTPSSRLVASNPLLPSKSSLLPPIPFLPPKMQTPTPSLLPPKPLLPSAMIGLPQIPSFQPSPPAKP from the coding sequence ATGGAAGTCAGAGTCCTGTCgctgctcctcttcttcttcttcttcctcttcttcctctgctCCTCTGTTAGCGCCGCCAGGCACTTGACCGTCTTCATTCCTCTGCCTAAACCGTCGCTTCTTCCGCCGGTGTCTATCCAGCCTCCCAATCCCCCCCGGTCGTCGTCGCTTCTGCCACCGAAGCCAGGGTTGCCCTCGAAGCCGATGCCGTCGCTTCTGGTGTCGAAACCGCTGAAGCCGTCCAAGTTTCGCCTGCCTCCCATTCCCTTTCTGCCTCGGAAGAAGAGGACGCCGACGCCGTCGCGTCTGGTGACGAAACCACTGAAGCCGTCCAAGTCTCGCCTGCCTCCCATTCCCTTCCTGCCGCGGAAGAAGAGGACGCCGACGCCGTCGTCGCGTCTGGTGGCGTCCAACCCACTGCTGCCATCGAAGTCGTCTCTCCTCCCTCCAATCCCTTTCCTGCCGCCCAAGATGCAGACGCCGACGCCGTCGCTCCTGCCGCCAAAGCCACTTTTGCCATCGGCGATGATCGGCCTCCCTCAGATTCCCAGCTTCCAGCCGTCGCCGCCGGCCAAACCATGA